From Arachis stenosperma cultivar V10309 chromosome 2, arast.V10309.gnm1.PFL2, whole genome shotgun sequence, one genomic window encodes:
- the LOC130961607 gene encoding RAN GTPase-activating protein 1-like, which yields MASTAQTYQHRPLSIKLWPPSQGTRLMLAERMTKNLTTPSIFSRKYGLLSKEEAEEDAKQIEEIAFTTATQHFEKEPDGDGSFAVQIYAKESSKLMLDVLKRGPRVKEDGVLVSEKVTVTGETVFDISGGRRAFIDAEEATELLEPLRAPNSYTKICFSNRSFGLEAAQVAEPILLSIKNQLKEVDLSDFIAGRPEAEALEVMTIFSSALEGCVLRYLNLSNNAMGEKGVRAFRSLLKSQNNLEELYLMNDGISEEAAKAVSELIPSTEKLKVLHFHNNMTGDEGAIAISEIVKRSAALEDFRCSSTRVGSDGGVVLAEALGTCKHLKKLDLRDNMFGVEAGVALSKAVLGFVDLTEIYLSYLNLEDDGAEALANALKESAPSLEVLDMAGNDITTNVAASLAECISSKQFLAKLNLSENELKDEGAILISKALEEGHDQLLEVDLSTNSITRSGARVLAKAVVQKPRFKLLNINANFISDEGIKELKDIFKSLPDMLGPLDENDPEGEDIDEEAEEDADRDELESKLKSLEI from the coding sequence ATGGCTTCCACAGCACAGACATACCAACATCGCCCACTTTCAATCAAGTTATGGCCCCCTAGCCAGGGTACTAGGCTAATGCTTGCTGAACGAATGACCAAGAACCTTACAACCCCATCCATTTTCTCTAGAAAGTATGGGCTGCTTAGCAAAGAAGAGGCCGAGGAGGATGCTAAGCAAATTGAAGAAATTGCTTTCACGACTGCAACCCAGCACTTTGAGAAGGAGCCTGATGGTGATGGGAGTTTTGCAGTGCAAATTTATGCCAAGGAATCGAGTAAGCTCATGTTGGACGTTTTGAAAAGAGGTCCTAGAGTGAAGGAGGATGGAGTATTGGTATCTGAAAAGGTTACTGTAACCGGTGAAACTGTTTTTGACATATCTGGTGGTCGCAGAGCCTTCATTGATGCAGAAGAGGCTACAGAACTGTTGGAGCCATTGAGGGCACCAAACTCTTATACTAAGATATGTTTCAGCAACAGAAGTTTTGGCTTGGAAGCTGCTCAAGTTGCTGAACCCATCCTACTGTCAATTAAGAATCAATTGAAGGAAGTGGACCTGTCGGATTTTATTGCTGGCAGGCCGGAAGCAGAAGCTCTTGAAGTGATGACTATATTCTCCTCTGCACTGGAAGGTTGTGTTTTAAGGTACCTTAACCTGTCAAATAATGCCATGGGTGAAAAGGGAGTTAGAGCATTTCGGTCCCtcctaaaatcacaaaataactTGGAGGAGCTTTATTTAATGAATGATGGTATATCAGAGGAAGCTGCAAAAGCAGTATCTGAATTAATTCCTTCAACCGAGAAGCTCAAGGTTCTTCATTTTCATAATAACATGACTGGAGATGAAGGGGCAATTGCTATTTCTGAAATTGTGAAACGATCTGCAGCTTTGGAAGATTTTCGTTGTTCATCTACCAGGGTAGGTTCTGATGGTGGTGTTGTCCTAGCTGAGGCACTCGGAACTTGTAAACACTTGAAGAAGCTTGACTTGCGTGACAACATGTTTGGTGTGGAAGCTGGAGTCGCCCTGAGTAAAGCTGTACTTGGATTTGTTGATCTGACGGAGATATACCTTAGTTATTTGAACTTGGAGGATGACGGTGCAGAAGCCCTTGCAAATGCATTGAAGGAATCTGCACCATCGCTGGAAGTATTGGATATGGCTGGAAATGACATTACTACAAATGTTGCTGCTTCTCTAGCTGAATGTATATCATCAAAACAGTTCCTTGCCAAGTTGAATTTGTCTGAGAATGAACTGAAGGATGAAGGTGCAATTTTGATCAGCAAGGCATTGGAAGAGGGTCATGACCAGTTACTTGAGGTTGATTTGAGTACAAATTCAATTACTAGGTCTGGAGCTAGGGTTTTGGCTAAAGCTGTTGTGCAAAAACCTAGATTTAAGTTGCTAAACATTAATGCTAACTTCATATCTGATGAAGGGATAAAGGAGTTGAAGgatatatttaaaagtttacCTGATATGCTGGGTCCTTTGGATGAGAATGATCCTGAAGGAGAAGACATTGATGAAGAGGCTGAAGAAGATGCTGATCGCGATGAATTGGAATCAAAACTGAAGAGCCTTGAGATTTAG